In a genomic window of Streptomyces katrae:
- a CDS encoding DUF4097 family beta strand repeat-containing protein, translating into MQTFATTAAVSTVLDIPAGRIRLVAADRSDATVEVRPADASRSRDVKAAEETTVEFRDGVLRIAAAPGGSRIMGNSGHVEVTVQLPAGSHVTATVAAAEFRTAGPLGEVVFEGAQAEVKVEEAASARVTVQAGDVVLGRLNGPAEIGTQKGDITIAEAAKGELTLTTQHGAITVGAARGVSATLDAGTGYGRIHNALNNTDGPAAALTIRATTSYGDITARSI; encoded by the coding sequence ATGCAGACCTTCGCCACCACCGCCGCCGTCTCGACCGTCCTCGACATCCCCGCCGGACGCATCCGGCTCGTCGCCGCCGACCGCTCCGACGCCACCGTCGAGGTCCGCCCGGCCGACGCGTCCCGGAGCCGGGACGTAAAGGCGGCCGAGGAGACCACGGTCGAGTTCCGCGACGGGGTCCTGCGGATCGCCGCCGCACCCGGCGGCAGCCGGATCATGGGCAACTCCGGCCACGTGGAGGTGACCGTGCAGCTGCCCGCCGGCTCCCACGTCACCGCGACCGTGGCCGCCGCCGAGTTCCGCACCGCCGGGCCGCTCGGCGAGGTCGTCTTCGAGGGCGCGCAGGCGGAGGTCAAGGTCGAGGAGGCCGCCTCCGCGCGGGTGACGGTCCAGGCCGGTGACGTCGTACTGGGCCGGCTGAACGGGCCCGCGGAGATCGGCACCCAGAAGGGCGACATCACCATCGCCGAGGCCGCCAAGGGCGAGCTCACCCTCACCACCCAGCACGGCGCCATCACGGTCGGCGCCGCCCGCGGGGTCAGCGCCACCCTCGACGCCGGAACCGGCTACGGCCGCATCCACAACGCCCTGAACAACACCGACGGCCCCGCGGCCGCCCTCACCATCCGCGCGACCACCTCCTACGGCGACATCACCGCCCGCAGCATCTGA
- a CDS encoding adenylosuccinate synthase encodes MPALVLLGAQWGDEGKGKATDLLGGSVDYVVRYQGGNNAGHTVVVGDQKYALHLLPSGILSPGCTPVIGNGVVVDPAVLLSELRGLNERGIDTSKLLISGNAHLITPYNVTLDKVGERFLGKRKIGTTGRGIGPTYADKINRVGIRVQDLYDESILSQKVEAALENKNQLLAKLYNRRAIEVDAIVEEMLQYAEQIKPYVADTTLILNNALDEDKVVLFEGGQGTLLDVDHGTYPFVTSSNPTAGGACTGTGVGPTKISRVIGILKAYTTRVGAGPFPTELFDEDGEALRRIGGERGVTTGRDRRCGWFDAPIARYATRVNGLTDFFLTKLDVLTGWEEIPVCVAYEIDGKRVEELPYSQTDFHHAKPIYETLPGWSEDITKAKTFADLPKNAQNYVKALEEMSGAPISAIGVGPGRTETIEINSFL; translated from the coding sequence GTGCCCGCTCTTGTGCTGCTCGGAGCTCAGTGGGGTGACGAGGGCAAGGGAAAGGCCACCGACCTGCTCGGTGGTTCCGTCGACTATGTGGTGCGCTACCAGGGCGGCAACAACGCCGGCCACACGGTGGTCGTAGGTGACCAGAAGTACGCGCTGCACCTCCTCCCCTCCGGCATCCTCTCCCCCGGATGCACGCCGGTCATCGGCAACGGTGTCGTCGTCGACCCGGCCGTCCTGCTCTCCGAGCTGCGCGGCCTGAACGAGCGCGGCATCGACACCTCCAAGCTGCTCATCAGCGGCAACGCGCACCTCATCACGCCGTACAACGTCACCCTCGACAAGGTCGGCGAGCGCTTCCTCGGCAAGCGCAAGATCGGTACGACCGGCCGCGGCATCGGCCCGACCTACGCGGACAAGATCAACCGCGTCGGCATCCGCGTCCAGGACCTGTACGACGAGTCGATCCTCAGCCAGAAGGTCGAGGCGGCGCTGGAGAACAAGAACCAGCTGCTCGCCAAGCTCTACAACCGCCGCGCCATCGAGGTCGACGCGATCGTCGAGGAGATGCTCCAGTACGCGGAGCAGATCAAGCCGTACGTCGCCGACACCACCCTGATCCTCAACAACGCGCTGGACGAGGACAAGGTCGTGCTCTTCGAGGGCGGCCAGGGCACCCTGCTCGACGTCGACCACGGCACGTACCCCTTCGTCACCTCCTCGAACCCGACCGCCGGCGGCGCCTGCACCGGCACCGGCGTGGGCCCGACGAAGATCAGCCGCGTCATCGGCATCCTCAAGGCCTACACCACGCGCGTCGGCGCCGGTCCGTTCCCGACCGAGCTGTTCGACGAGGACGGCGAGGCGCTGCGCCGCATCGGCGGCGAGCGCGGCGTGACCACCGGCCGCGACCGCCGCTGCGGCTGGTTCGACGCCCCGATCGCCCGCTACGCCACCCGCGTCAACGGCCTGACGGACTTCTTCCTCACCAAGCTCGACGTGCTGACCGGCTGGGAGGAGATCCCGGTCTGCGTCGCGTACGAGATCGACGGCAAGCGCGTCGAGGAGCTGCCCTACTCGCAGACCGACTTCCACCACGCGAAGCCGATCTACGAAACCCTGCCGGGCTGGTCCGAGGACATCACCAAGGCCAAGACCTTCGCCGACCTGCCGAAGAACGCGCAGAACTACGTGAAGGCGCTGGAGGAGATGTCGGGCGCCCCGATCTCCGCGATCGGCGTCGGCCCCGGCCGCACCGAGACGATCGAGATCAACTCGTTCCTGTAA
- a CDS encoding sensor histidine kinase — protein sequence MTETTTGATPRPPELRLASGLIQSLRDDLLTDAFAYRPLAPMRTDGRLPRLLPRRIRPKAAYLPHAAVAAMAFFVFLLGNTDSFDGVPPVQALVIGVLAAVPVLMTLVRPVGAFWAALAVTAVLSMLQDRIMVWPWSPATFVGQLAVMAFVAMRTRPRVAGWMWVITLVFGTALPVLVGSAGSVQPAPMVVASAVLLLAVTVRNTRREARQEVTAQQEVTAVERDRRTLLEERTTIARELHDVVAHHMSVVAIQAEAAPYRVKNPPPELEAAFATIRENAVAALTELRRVLGVVRSADYEAPQAPQPTLASLDGLLANVREAGLSVDKTVTGAVRELPQGVELSAYRIVQEALSNSLRHAPGASAGVELSYVLGGLGIRVVNGPAVGDVRPSPGAGHGITGMRERVAMLEGEMTAGESAGGGYEVAVFLPVRSRPQPEESPV from the coding sequence ATGACCGAGACGACCACCGGGGCGACCCCCCGGCCTCCCGAACTGCGGCTGGCTTCAGGCTTGATCCAGAGCCTGCGTGACGACCTGCTCACCGATGCCTTCGCCTACCGGCCGCTCGCCCCGATGCGGACCGACGGGCGGCTGCCCCGGCTGCTGCCGCGGCGGATACGGCCGAAGGCCGCCTACCTGCCGCATGCGGCGGTGGCGGCGATGGCGTTCTTCGTGTTCCTGCTGGGGAACACCGACAGCTTCGACGGGGTGCCGCCGGTCCAGGCCCTGGTGATCGGCGTGCTGGCGGCGGTTCCGGTGCTGATGACCCTGGTGCGGCCGGTGGGCGCGTTCTGGGCGGCCCTGGCCGTCACCGCGGTGCTGTCCATGCTCCAGGACCGGATCATGGTCTGGCCGTGGTCGCCGGCCACCTTCGTCGGGCAGCTCGCGGTGATGGCGTTCGTGGCGATGCGGACCCGGCCCCGGGTGGCCGGATGGATGTGGGTCATCACCCTGGTGTTCGGGACGGCCCTGCCGGTCCTCGTGGGCTCCGCCGGTTCGGTGCAGCCGGCGCCGATGGTGGTCGCCTCGGCGGTGCTGCTGCTGGCGGTGACCGTGCGCAACACCCGGCGGGAGGCGAGGCAGGAGGTGACGGCGCAGCAGGAGGTGACGGCCGTCGAGCGGGACCGGCGGACCCTGCTGGAGGAGCGGACGACCATCGCGCGCGAGCTGCATGACGTGGTGGCGCACCACATGTCGGTGGTGGCGATCCAGGCGGAGGCGGCCCCGTACCGGGTGAAGAACCCGCCGCCGGAGCTGGAGGCGGCCTTCGCCACCATCCGGGAGAACGCGGTGGCGGCGCTGACGGAGCTGCGCCGGGTGCTGGGTGTGGTCCGGTCCGCGGACTACGAGGCCCCCCAGGCCCCGCAGCCGACGCTCGCCTCGCTGGACGGGCTGCTGGCCAATGTGCGGGAGGCCGGGCTGAGCGTGGACAAGACGGTCACGGGGGCGGTGCGCGAACTGCCGCAGGGCGTGGAGCTGTCGGCGTACCGGATCGTGCAGGAGGCGCTGAGCAACAGCCTGCGGCACGCGCCGGGGGCGTCGGCCGGGGTGGAGCTCTCGTACGTGCTGGGGGGCTTGGGGATACGGGTGGTCAACGGCCCGGCGGTCGGGGACGTCCGGCCCTCGCCGGGCGCCGGGCACGGGATCACGGGGATGCGGGAGCGGGTGGCCATGCTGGAGGGGGAGATGACGGCCGGGGAGAGCGCGGGCGGCGGGTACGAGGTGGCCGTGTTCCTTCCGGTGCGCAGCCGGCCGCAGCCGGAGGAGTCGCCGGTATGA
- a CDS encoding sensor histidine kinase: MNEQSVPPAPVTSPERDGRAQHGVAGQLFTLRRDPLPPMKRPRWLARLPHGLIVYAAVFFGFMTSLQLQDHYGVHDPRIVVLSLFTGFSIVAAMFRPIAAWWLGLVTAGFIASTIHGHVGPGQSWPWTPIGPFAFAPLVLLVALRVPPKVTAAVIGVSIAATGVAEGAFKPEHSQSSAIGALLVFGFAGLLGYALRATRLARSQLVAQETLTEEERARRTLLEERSRIARELHDVVAHHMSVISIQAQVAPHLVENPSEELRENLAGIRENALEALTELRRVLGVLRSEQPGDPAGPHHPQPTLAELDGLVDNVRGAGLEVTQEVAGIRRPLTPGVELTAYRIVQEALSNCLRHAPGSRVEVGIAYGPRDLHLCVANSAPTRPVPPSPGAGHGLLGMRERAGMLGGELAAGPRPDGGYEVSAVLPVDPPGRSSHETKKDA, translated from the coding sequence GTGAACGAGCAGAGCGTACCCCCGGCACCGGTGACCTCCCCCGAGCGGGACGGCCGCGCCCAGCACGGGGTGGCCGGGCAGTTGTTCACCCTCCGGCGGGACCCGCTGCCGCCCATGAAGCGGCCCCGGTGGCTGGCCCGGCTGCCGCACGGGCTCATCGTGTACGCGGCCGTCTTCTTCGGGTTCATGACGTCCCTTCAGCTCCAGGACCACTACGGCGTGCACGATCCGCGCATCGTCGTCCTCTCCTTGTTCACCGGCTTCTCGATCGTGGCCGCGATGTTCCGTCCGATCGCCGCCTGGTGGCTCGGGCTGGTGACGGCCGGGTTCATCGCCTCCACGATCCACGGCCACGTCGGACCGGGCCAGAGCTGGCCCTGGACGCCGATCGGGCCCTTCGCCTTCGCGCCGCTGGTCCTGCTCGTGGCCCTGCGCGTGCCACCGAAGGTCACGGCCGCGGTCATCGGGGTCTCCATCGCCGCCACCGGCGTGGCCGAGGGGGCGTTCAAGCCCGAGCACAGCCAGAGCAGCGCGATCGGCGCACTCCTCGTCTTCGGCTTCGCCGGGCTCCTCGGGTACGCCCTGCGCGCCACCCGGCTGGCCCGCAGCCAGCTCGTCGCACAAGAGACCTTGACCGAGGAGGAGCGGGCCCGGCGGACCCTGCTGGAGGAGCGCAGCCGCATCGCCCGCGAGCTGCACGACGTGGTCGCCCACCACATGTCGGTGATCTCCATCCAGGCGCAGGTCGCCCCGCACCTGGTGGAGAACCCTTCCGAGGAGCTCAGGGAGAACCTGGCGGGCATCCGCGAGAACGCCCTGGAGGCCCTGACGGAGCTGCGCCGGGTGCTGGGCGTGCTGCGGTCCGAGCAGCCCGGGGATCCGGCCGGCCCGCACCATCCGCAGCCCACCCTCGCCGAACTGGACGGGCTCGTGGACAACGTGCGCGGCGCCGGGCTGGAGGTCACCCAGGAGGTGGCGGGGATCCGGCGGCCCCTGACCCCGGGCGTGGAGCTGACCGCGTACCGGATCGTGCAGGAGGCGCTCAGCAACTGCCTGCGGCACGCCCCCGGTTCCCGGGTGGAGGTCGGCATCGCCTACGGGCCGCGTGACCTGCACCTGTGCGTGGCGAACTCCGCTCCGACCCGGCCCGTGCCCCCCTCGCCGGGCGCCGGGCACGGGCTGCTCGGGATGCGGGAGCGGGCGGGCATGCTGGGGGGCGAACTGGCCGCCGGGCCGCGCCCCGACGGCGGGTACGAGGTGAGCGCCGTCCTCCCCGTGGACCCGCCGGGCCGGTCCTCCCACGAGACGAAGAAGGACGCATGA
- a CDS encoding serine hydrolase domain-containing protein — MTDDHRPELQQAIQDIVDSGWAGMQLRVNDPRGEWVGTAGVAEPGRSAAPPADGHFRIGSNTKVFTATLVLLLVADGRLELDGPVADHLPEYGLDPRITLRMVLQHTSGLFNFTGEYYEDGTTAPGIAWEGREWVDNLLRTYRPEELVRLALSKPARFEPGADWSYSNTNYVLLRLLVEKVTGRPYAEEMRRRILTPLGLTGTVAPEDSPEIPEPHAHAMYTYQDGEEWKTLDVTRSNPSWISAAGDMISTTRDLHVFFSALMGGRILPAGLLEEMRTPHPKLGYGLGLFVQQTEDGRTVYTHNGGMWGWGALMFSSPDGATTFTASLTCGDARLDMMRVGELFGEAQKRLVAEVF, encoded by the coding sequence ATGACCGACGACCACCGCCCCGAGCTCCAGCAGGCCATCCAGGACATCGTCGACTCCGGCTGGGCCGGGATGCAGCTGCGGGTGAACGACCCGCGCGGAGAGTGGGTCGGCACCGCCGGGGTGGCCGAGCCGGGCCGGAGCGCCGCGCCGCCGGCCGACGGGCACTTCCGGATCGGCAGCAACACCAAGGTCTTCACCGCGACCCTCGTGCTCCTCCTGGTGGCCGACGGCCGGCTGGAGCTCGACGGCCCGGTCGCCGACCACCTCCCGGAGTACGGCCTGGACCCGCGGATCACCCTGCGGATGGTCCTCCAGCACACCAGCGGGCTGTTCAACTTCACCGGCGAGTACTACGAGGACGGGACGACCGCCCCGGGCATTGCCTGGGAAGGCCGGGAATGGGTGGACAACCTGCTGCGCACCTACCGGCCCGAGGAACTGGTCCGGCTGGCCCTGTCCAAGCCCGCGCGGTTCGAGCCGGGGGCGGACTGGAGCTACTCCAACACCAACTACGTCCTGCTCCGCCTGCTGGTCGAGAAGGTCACCGGCCGCCCGTACGCCGAGGAGATGCGGCGCCGGATCCTCACCCCGCTGGGCCTGACGGGCACCGTGGCGCCGGAGGACTCGCCGGAGATCCCCGAGCCGCACGCCCACGCGATGTACACCTACCAGGACGGGGAGGAGTGGAAGACGCTCGACGTCACCCGCTCGAACCCCTCCTGGATCTCCGCCGCCGGTGACATGATCTCGACCACCCGCGACCTGCACGTCTTCTTCTCCGCCCTCATGGGCGGCCGGATCCTCCCGGCCGGACTGCTGGAGGAGATGCGCACGCCGCACCCCAAGCTGGGCTACGGCCTCGGGCTGTTCGTGCAGCAGACGGAGGACGGCCGCACCGTCTACACCCACAACGGCGGCATGTGGGGCTGGGGCGCGCTGATGTTCAGCTCGCCCGACGGCGCCACCACCTTCACCGCCTCGCTGACCTGCGGGGACGCCCGGCTCGACATGATGCGGGTGGGGGAGCTGTTCGGGGAGGCCCAGAAGCGGCTCGTCGCCGAGGTGTTCTGA
- a CDS encoding cytochrome P450 — protein MGFDPWDAGFVADPYPAYRELRERGRAEWSQATGQWLVSHYADVSALLRDRRLGRTYLHRFSHEEFGREAPPPEHEPFHVLNGNGLLDLEDPAHGRVRRLVSKAFTPRTVERLAPAVERLARELVAGLLAEGGGDLLTAVAEPLPVAVIAELLGIPEADRGLLRPWSADICGMFELRPDAETARRAVTASVEFSAYLRELIAERRRRPGPDLISALIAAHDEGGRLSEQEMISTCVLLLNAGHEATVNTTVNGWWALFRNPAQLAGLRALPGSPSPEKLSTAVDELMRYDTPLQMFERWVLDDIEVGDTVIPRGAEVALLFGSANRDPARFEDPDTLDLARADNPHLTFGAGIHYCLGAPLARLELVSSFGALLDEKVPPMRLVREPQWQEGYVIRGLRELPVEF, from the coding sequence ATGGGCTTTGATCCGTGGGACGCCGGCTTCGTCGCCGATCCGTACCCCGCCTACCGGGAGTTGCGGGAACGGGGGCGGGCCGAGTGGTCGCAGGCGACCGGGCAGTGGCTGGTGTCGCACTACGCCGATGTGAGCGCGCTGCTGCGGGACCGCAGGCTGGGGCGGACCTACCTGCACCGGTTCAGCCACGAGGAGTTCGGGCGCGAGGCCCCGCCCCCGGAGCACGAGCCCTTCCACGTGCTCAACGGCAACGGGCTGCTGGATCTGGAGGATCCCGCGCACGGGCGGGTGCGACGGCTGGTGTCGAAGGCGTTCACCCCGCGCACGGTCGAGCGGCTCGCGCCCGCCGTGGAGCGGCTGGCGCGGGAGCTGGTGGCCGGGCTGCTGGCCGAGGGCGGCGGGGACCTGCTGACGGCCGTCGCCGAGCCGCTGCCGGTGGCGGTGATCGCGGAGCTGCTGGGGATCCCGGAGGCGGACCGCGGGCTGCTGCGGCCCTGGTCGGCGGACATCTGCGGGATGTTCGAGCTCCGGCCGGACGCGGAGACCGCGCGGCGGGCGGTGACGGCCAGTGTGGAGTTCAGCGCCTATCTGCGGGAGCTGATCGCCGAGCGGCGCCGGCGGCCCGGCCCGGATTTGATCTCCGCGCTGATCGCCGCCCACGATGAGGGGGGCCGGCTCAGCGAGCAGGAGATGATCTCCACCTGTGTCCTCCTGCTGAACGCCGGGCACGAGGCGACGGTCAACACCACCGTCAACGGCTGGTGGGCCCTTTTCCGCAATCCCGCACAGCTCGCCGGGCTGCGCGCGCTCCCCGGATCCCCCAGTCCCGAAAAGTTGTCCACAGCTGTGGATGAACTCATGCGCTACGACACACCCCTACAAATGTTCGAGCGCTGGGTGCTCGACGACATCGAGGTGGGGGACACCGTGATCCCGCGCGGTGCCGAGGTCGCCCTGCTCTTCGGGTCCGCCAACCGGGACCCCGCGCGCTTCGAGGACCCGGACACGCTGGACCTCGCCCGGGCCGACAACCCGCACCTGACGTTCGGCGCCGGCATCCACTACTGCCTGGGCGCCCCGCTGGCCCGCCTGGAGCTGGTCTCCTCGTTCGGCGCGCTGCTGGACGAGAAGGTCCCGCCGATGCGGCTCGTCCGGGAGCCGCAGTGGCAGGAGGGCTACGTCATCCGGGGCCTGCGGGAGCTGCCGGTCGAGTTCTGA
- a CDS encoding response regulator: MTIRVLIVDDQMMVREGFSVLLNAMEGIEVVGEAVDGRQAIAQVAALRPDVVLMDIRMPEMNGLEATRHIVAADTDAKVLVLTTFDLDEYVYQALRAGASGFLLKDASARQLAEGVRVVAAGEALLAPSVTKRLILEFSKLSEVARAPDPAGVGELTERETEVLVLIAQGLSNAEIADRLLVAESTIKTHVSRVLVKLGLRDRTQAAVYAYETRLVTPA, encoded by the coding sequence ATGACGATCAGGGTGTTGATCGTCGACGACCAGATGATGGTCCGCGAGGGGTTCTCCGTCCTGCTGAACGCGATGGAGGGCATCGAGGTCGTCGGTGAGGCGGTCGACGGTCGGCAGGCGATCGCGCAGGTGGCGGCGCTGCGGCCGGACGTGGTGCTGATGGACATCCGGATGCCGGAGATGAACGGGCTGGAGGCGACCCGGCACATCGTGGCGGCCGACACGGACGCGAAGGTGCTGGTCCTGACGACGTTCGACCTCGACGAGTACGTGTACCAGGCGCTGCGGGCGGGGGCTTCGGGGTTCCTGCTGAAGGACGCGTCCGCGCGGCAGCTGGCGGAGGGGGTGCGGGTGGTGGCGGCCGGGGAGGCGCTGCTGGCCCCTTCGGTGACGAAGCGGCTGATCCTGGAGTTCTCGAAGCTGTCGGAGGTCGCCCGGGCCCCGGATCCGGCGGGGGTGGGGGAGTTGACGGAGCGGGAGACGGAGGTGCTGGTGCTGATCGCCCAGGGGCTGTCCAACGCGGAGATAGCCGACCGGCTGCTGGTCGCGGAGTCCACGATCAAGACGCATGTGAGCCGCGTCCTGGTGAAGCTGGGGCTGCGGGACCGTACGCAGGCGGCGGTGTACGCCTACGAGACACGGCTGGTGACACCGGCTTAG
- a CDS encoding response regulator, with the protein MSTPIRVMIADDQMMVRQGFTVLLNAQPDIEVVGQAVDGSDAVAKAAELGPDVVLMDIRMPGMGGIEATSVITAVPDCAVKVLVLTTFDLDEYVYEALRAGASGFLLKDASADQLAEAVRVVAAGEALLSPNITKRLITEFSRLGAPRAPSKARLRDLTERETEVLSLIAQGLSNAEIAEHLVLAEQTVKTHVGRILVKLGLRDRTQAAVFAYETGLIRPTGY; encoded by the coding sequence ATGAGCACTCCGATCAGGGTGATGATCGCCGACGATCAGATGATGGTCCGGCAGGGCTTCACCGTTCTGCTCAACGCCCAGCCCGACATCGAGGTGGTCGGCCAGGCCGTCGACGGGTCGGACGCGGTGGCGAAGGCCGCCGAACTCGGGCCGGACGTGGTCCTGATGGACATCCGCATGCCCGGGATGGGTGGCATCGAGGCCACCTCGGTCATCACCGCCGTCCCGGACTGCGCGGTGAAGGTCCTCGTGCTGACCACCTTCGACCTGGACGAGTACGTGTACGAGGCGCTGCGCGCCGGTGCCTCCGGGTTCCTGCTGAAGGACGCCTCGGCCGATCAGCTGGCCGAGGCGGTACGGGTGGTGGCGGCCGGGGAGGCCCTGCTGTCGCCGAACATCACCAAGCGGCTGATCACCGAGTTCTCCCGGCTGGGTGCCCCGCGCGCGCCGTCGAAGGCGCGGCTGCGGGACCTGACGGAGCGGGAGACGGAGGTGCTGTCGCTGATCGCCCAGGGGCTGTCCAACGCGGAGATCGCGGAGCATCTGGTGCTGGCGGAGCAGACGGTGAAGACGCATGTGGGCCGGATCCTGGTGAAGCTGGGCCTGCGGGACCGCACGCAGGCGGCGGTGTTCGCGTACGAGACGGGTCTGATCCGTCCGACGGGCTACTGA
- a CDS encoding diacylglycerol kinase gives MSHAGAPVGGLLVLVDPVARRLDGESVRIAKDVLSAGAAAKICLPDSQEEFARALARRGHRRPVVVGDDRALVRAVGLLHGEPGPGDAAVSLVPVGPAGSLALARSLGVPLSAVFAARAALDGVPRPRDLLVDDCGGVVLGGLRITGPPPAQAARRAGGYRSLLRTLLPAPAAAPGAGRPVQSLRVEVDGVVLVGEDRPVEDVAVRTREDGGPARVVVRVRGGAPLTGHGEAVTVSVTGPAAAFHYRADHAQPGAPTRRRTWTRHPSAWSLTLPRP, from the coding sequence ATGAGCCATGCGGGCGCGCCGGTAGGCGGTCTGCTCGTGCTCGTCGACCCGGTCGCCCGCCGTCTTGACGGCGAGTCCGTGCGAATCGCGAAGGATGTGTTGTCAGCGGGGGCTGCGGCGAAAATCTGCCTCCCGGATTCGCAGGAGGAATTTGCGCGGGCGCTCGCCCGCCGGGGTCATCGGCGGCCGGTGGTGGTCGGCGACGACCGGGCGCTGGTGCGGGCCGTGGGGCTGCTGCACGGGGAGCCGGGACCCGGGGACGCCGCCGTCTCCCTCGTGCCGGTGGGGCCGGCGGGGTCGCTGGCGCTGGCGCGTTCGCTGGGGGTGCCGCTGTCGGCGGTGTTCGCGGCGCGGGCCGCGCTGGACGGGGTCCCGCGGCCGCGGGACCTGCTGGTGGACGACTGCGGCGGGGTGGTGCTGGGCGGTCTGCGGATCACCGGCCCGCCCCCGGCGCAGGCCGCGCGGCGGGCCGGGGGGTACCGGTCGTTGCTGCGGACGCTGCTGCCGGCTCCGGCGGCGGCGCCCGGGGCGGGGCGGCCGGTGCAGTCGCTGCGGGTGGAGGTGGACGGGGTGGTGCTGGTGGGCGAGGACCGGCCGGTGGAGGACGTCGCGGTACGGACCCGGGAGGACGGCGGGCCGGCCCGGGTGGTGGTCCGGGTCCGGGGCGGGGCGCCGCTGACGGGGCACGGGGAGGCGGTGACGGTGTCCGTGACGGGCCCCGCTGCGGCGTTCCACTACCGCGCCGACCACGCCCAGCCCGGCGCCCCGACCCGCCGCCGCACCTGGACCCGCCACCCGTCGGCCTGGTCCCTGACGCTGCCCCGCCCCTGA
- a CDS encoding acyltransferase family protein gives MSEVRDRWATLAERVDRATPAGRDRAVDALRAFAILGVVLGHWLVTALTTGDGALQGTSPLVRMPWLAPVSWVFQTLAVFFLVGGHVAAQGYASARARGVAYGDWVRQRLGRLFRPVAAVVALWVVVAGGLLLGGAGGETVETLLTLAWSPLWFLLVFAALTAATPLVARLSPVWPLAVVAGVDVWRFGLGGPQWAGWVNVAAGWLVPYTLGAAWARGAFARRRPALLLLGGGAAATAALVLWGGYPASMVGVPGAAISNLNPPTLAAVAFGLAQCGLALLVREPLARAMRRPRTWAKVALLNLSAMTVFLWHQTSMMAVTALGLLVSTDLPGLHTVPVSVGWIAARLLWLPVFAGVLAVCWAAFRVHERPRPRAAGRVAGAADTAADTTRTSRDRRPAAAPGGFRA, from the coding sequence ATGTCTGAGGTGCGCGACCGGTGGGCCACGCTCGCGGAGCGGGTGGACCGTGCGACCCCGGCCGGGAGGGACCGGGCCGTGGACGCCCTGCGGGCCTTCGCGATCCTCGGGGTGGTGCTCGGGCACTGGCTGGTCACCGCCCTGACCACGGGCGACGGCGCCCTGCAGGGCACGAGCCCGCTGGTGCGCATGCCCTGGCTGGCCCCGGTGTCCTGGGTGTTCCAGACCCTGGCCGTGTTCTTCCTGGTCGGCGGCCATGTCGCGGCCCAGGGGTACGCGTCGGCGCGGGCGCGCGGGGTCGCGTACGGGGACTGGGTCCGGCAGCGGCTGGGGCGGCTGTTCCGTCCGGTGGCGGCGGTGGTCGCCCTGTGGGTGGTCGTGGCGGGCGGACTGCTGCTGGGCGGGGCCGGAGGGGAGACCGTGGAGACGCTGCTCACGCTGGCGTGGTCGCCGCTGTGGTTCCTGCTGGTGTTCGCCGCGCTCACCGCCGCGACTCCGCTGGTGGCCCGGCTCAGCCCGGTGTGGCCGCTGGCCGTGGTGGCGGGGGTCGACGTGTGGCGGTTCGGGCTCGGCGGGCCGCAGTGGGCCGGCTGGGTCAACGTGGCCGCCGGCTGGCTCGTCCCCTACACCCTGGGGGCCGCCTGGGCCCGGGGGGCGTTCGCCCGGCGGCGTCCGGCCCTGTTGCTGCTGGGCGGTGGGGCGGCCGCCACCGCCGCGCTGGTCCTGTGGGGCGGGTATCCGGCGTCGATGGTGGGGGTGCCCGGGGCGGCGATATCGAACCTGAACCCGCCGACGCTGGCCGCCGTCGCGTTCGGTCTGGCCCAGTGCGGGCTGGCCCTGCTGGTGCGCGAGCCGCTGGCCAGGGCGATGCGCCGGCCCCGGACCTGGGCGAAGGTGGCGTTGCTGAACCTGTCGGCGATGACCGTGTTCCTGTGGCACCAGACCTCGATGATGGCCGTCACCGCGCTCGGACTGCTGGTCTCCACCGATCTGCCCGGGCTGCACACGGTGCCCGTCTCGGTGGGCTGGATCGCCGCCCGGCTGCTGTGGCTGCCGGTGTTCGCCGGGGTCCTGGCCGTCTGCTGGGCCGCGTTCCGGGTCCACGAGCGGCCCCGGCCGCGGGCGGCCGGCCGTGTCGCGGGCGCTGCGGACACCGCCGCGGACACCACCCGTACCAGCCGTGACCGGCGTCCGGCAGCGGCCCCGGGAGGCTTCCGTGCCTAG